In a single window of the Heliangelus exortis chromosome 30, bHelExo1.hap1, whole genome shotgun sequence genome:
- the MRPS24 gene encoding small ribosomal subunit protein uS3m — MAAPMAARGLRALSRSVPDGTRTLHTTPSCLKTRAARVRVGKGDKAVTYEQAHPPHYIAHRKGWLSLHTGNLCGEGGAAERTLEDAFLRRFLGGTFPGSVLDSLVLKRRGNLVVLCAVLSRALPPHKIYFLGGYAETLLSHFYKCPVRLELQTLPARLPYKYL; from the exons ATGGCGGCGCCCATGGCTGCGCGCGGGCTGAGG GCGCTGTCCCGCAGCGTCCCCGATGGCACCCGGACCCTCCACACCACCCCCAGCTGCCTCAAG ACACGGGCAGCCCGGGTGCGTGTGGGCAAAGGTGACAAAGCTGTGACCTACGAGCAGGCCCATCCCCCCCACTACATCGCCCACCGCAAGGGGTGGCTGTCCCTGCACACAG GTAAcctgtgtggggaggggggtgctGCAGAGCGCACCCTTGAGGACGCTTTCCTGCGGCGGTTCCTGGGCGGGACCTTCCCGGGTTCTGTTCTGGACTCGCTGGTTCTGAAGCGCCGCGGGAACCTGGTTGTGCTCTGCGCGGTGCTCAGCCGGGCGCTGCCCCCCCACAAGATTTATTTCCTGGGGGGCTACGCCGAGACCCTGCTCAGCCACTTCTACAAATGCCCCGTGCGCCTGGAGCTGCAGACCCTGCCTGCACGCCTGCCCTACAAGTACCTCTAG